A stretch of the Capsicum annuum cultivar UCD-10X-F1 chromosome 8, UCD10Xv1.1, whole genome shotgun sequence genome encodes the following:
- the LOC124886682 gene encoding uncharacterized protein LOC124886682, translated as MTPHEAWSRRKPNIEYFWIFGCITYARIPDSARKKLDDKASSGSIMSKITAEAIQLLNEISENAVQWPSDRIIIKKAAGVNQVEVLNSLTQQITALTQKFETFQNNYLFGSSMTHTHPEFQWSNLNGAENPQKYFNQKQQVQESSDFQNQMRGQHNYQQYQQQPQRAHQQNLEEMMNKFIWVTDEKIESHHSAIKKLEIQVSQLATLISGQIQGVLPSNTKKNSKKHLKVISLRSGKNLNDPYASRQESTREVEQVNEDALSQMPSYAKFLKEILSSKRKLEEVSVVKLIEKCSAILQNKLPQKLDDPKSFTISCTLGGAHFEKALCDSGVSVNLMSFSIFKKLELCKIKDTGVSLQLTDQSTKNSKEIIEDVLIRVDKFAFPVNFIVLEMEENTEVSLILGRPFLATERAIIDVHQGQLILRVDEERVIFDMQKIIKFSENESSSSCFHIDLLDDLTDEYKDDQLITDSLERCLAKSGTTSDDDPTIRKEVEMLKENIVNEENSLEEVQPKIKLKTLPSYLKYIFLESELCPVSISSSLTTEQENKLIGVLKEHKRAIGWTIADIKGISLAICTHKILMEDNYKPIVQPQ; from the exons CGTCAAGTGGATCCATAATGAGCAAAATCACTGCAGAAGCCATACAACTACTtaatgaaatttcagaaaatgcaGTGCAATGGCCATCTGATAGAATAATTATCAAGAAAGCAGCAGGAGTCAATCAGGTTGAAGTTTTAAATTCATTGACACAACAGATCACAGCTCTCACACAAAAATTTGAGACTTTTCAG AATAATTATCTATTTGGTAGCTCCATGACACATACACATCCTGAATTTCAATGGAGTAATCTTAATGGTGCTGAAAAtcctcaaaaatattttaatcaaaaaCAGCAAGTGCAGGAATCATCTGACTTTCAAAATCAGATGAGAGGGCAACACAATTATCAGCAATACCAACAACAACCTCAAAGAGCCCACCAACAGAACCTTGAAGAAATGATGAACAAATTCATTTGGGTAActgatgaaaaaattgaaagtcaTCATTCAGCCATCAAGAAATTGGAAATTCAGGTAAGTCAATTAGCAACACTCATATCAGGACAAATTCAAGGTGTTCTACCAAGTAACActaagaaaaattcaaagaaacaTCTTAAAGTCATCTCTTTGCGCTCAGGTAAAAATCTTAATGATCCATATGCAAGCCGACAAGAAAGTACGCGAGAAGTGGAACAGGTAAATGAAG ATGCTTTGTCACAAATGCCTTCATATGCTAAATTTCTTAAAGAGATTTTGTCGAGTAAAAGAAAATTGGAAGAAGTTTCAGTGGTTAAGCTTATAGAGAAATGTAGTGCTATACTTCAAAATAAGCTACCACAAAAACTTGATGACCCGAAAAGTTTTACAATTTCTTGTACCTTGGGAGGCGCTCATTTTGAAAAAGCATTATGCGATTCAGGTGTTTCAGTAAATCTAATgtcattttcaatttttaaaaagctAGAACTTTGTAAGATAAAAGatactggagtatctcttcaattGACCGATCAAAGtactaaaaattcaaaagaaataattgaaGATGTTCTCATAAGAGTTGATAAATTTGCATTTCCTGTAAATTTTATAGTACTTGAAATGGAAGAGAACACTGAGGTATCATTAATTCTAGGTAGACCATTTCTCGCAACAGAAAGAGCAATTATTGATGTCCATCAAGGACAATTAATACTGCGAGTTGATGAAGAAAGAGTAATTTTTGAcatgcaaaaaataataaaattttctgaGAATgagtcatcatcttcttgttttcATATTGACTTGCTAGATGACCTTACAGATGAATACAAAGATGATCAGTTGATTACTGATTCATTGGAAAGATGTTTGGCCAAGTCAGGTACGACAAGTGATGATGATCCCACAATCAGAAAAGAAGTGGAAATGCTAAAAGAAAATATAGTGAATGAGGAAAACTCCCTAGAAGAAGTTCAACCCAAAATTAAACTCAAAACACTTCCATCTTATctgaaatatatttttcttgaatctGAATTATGTCCAGTAAGTATTTCCTCTTCTTTGACTACAGAACAAGAAAACAAATTAATTGGAGTATTGAAAGAACACAAAAGAGCCATCGGGTGGACTATAGCTGATATCAAAGGAATAAGTCTAGCTATTTGCACACATAAGATCCTTATGGAAGATAATTACAAACCAATAGTCCAACCTCAATGA